The Polaromonas sp. SP1 DNA window GCCGGGGTAGTAGTAGTTGGGCGCCACTTTGTTAAAGCCCAGCTTCTGGTCGTCGTAGGGGCCGATCCATTCGGCGGCGTCGATGGTGCCTTTTTCAAGCGCCTGGTAGATCTCGCCGCCGGGGATGTTTTGCGGCACGCCACCCAGGCGCTCAATGACCTTGCCGGCGAAGCCGCCGACACGGAACTTCAGGCCTTTCATGTCGGCAATCGACTTGATTTCCTTGCGGAACCAGCCGCCCATTTGCGCGCCGGTATTGCCGCAAGGGAAGCTGATGATGTTGTACTTGGCGTAGAACTCGCGCATGAGCTTCAGGCCGTTGCCTTCGAAGGTCCAGGCGCTCATCTGGCGGCTGTTCAGGCCGAAGGGAATGGCGCCGCCGATGGCGAAGGTTTCGTCCTTGCCGAAGAAGTAATAAGGCGCCGTGTGGGCTGCTTCGATGGAGCCTTGCTGCACACCGTCGACCACGCCGAATGCGGGCATCAACTCGCCGGCGGCATGGACGGAGATTTCAAACTTGCCGCCCGAAATGGCCTTGACGTGTTTGGCAAAGGTTTCGGCGCCGCCGTAAATCGTGTCCAGCGATTTGGGAAAGCTGGAAGCCAGGCGCCAGCGAACGGCGGTCTGCGCGTGAACGGCTGGCGCAACGCCTGCGGCCAGAACGCCGGCAACGCCCGCGTGTTTGATGAGTGAACGACGATCCATCAGGTTGACTCCGAAGTGTGAAAAATGAAATCTGCAACCAGGTTTTGCACCTGGAGACCGCTTTTGCAGGTCTTGGGGAATTCTAGAAATGAGGGGGGTGGGACCCGGGCGGGTAAACCCTTGAAGAGCTGACAGGAACCTGAAGATGTGGTCCCCACGCTCCCCCACTTCGTGTGGGTCGCTGCCCCCCGAGGGGGCCGCAGAACTAGAGCCCCACTATCGTTCGCTTCGCGTAACTCCCTGCCCCCGAGGGGCCGCCCGCCCTACGGCCCGGCAAAGCCGAAAATGGCACACCCCTATCGGGCTCACTGCGTGTAGCCCTTTTCCCCTTGCAGGGGACTGAGCCTGCGGTCTGGCAAAGCCAGTCCCGCGGCCCATGCTGAAAGGGGAACCTTCGCGCTCGCTTCTTTCCGTTCGCCCTGAGGTATCGAAAGGCCCGTGCTAAGTGGACGCCAGGGTCGGCTACGAAGAGCGCTGAGAGTTCAAGCGACGGATTTGAGTGTCGGCTTGCCGGGTTTTCCGGATCCCAGCAATGCCGCAAACCGCGCCGTAACAGCCGCTTCGATGCCAGCGGCATCGAGGCCTTGAAGGGACAGCAGTTTGGCGGGGTCGCCGTGTTCGATGAATTCGTCTTTAAGGCCGAGGTGCAGCACCGGTGTGGCGACGCCTGCGGCTTGCAGGGCCTCGCTGACGGCGCTGCCGGCGCCGCCCATGATCGCGCCCTCTTCCACGGTGACCAAGGCCTGGTGGCTGGCGGCGACCTTGAGCAGCAGTTCGGTGTCCAGGGGTTTGGCCCAGCGCATGTTGACCACGGTGGCGCCGAGCTTTTCGGCGGCCTGCAAGGCCGGGTACAGCAGCGTACCGAAGGCCAGGATGGCGACGCCCGCGCCTTCGCGGCGGACTTCACCTTTGCCGAAGGGCAATGGCTCCAGCCCGGCTTCGGGCTCGACACCGGCGCCTGCGCCGCGCGGGTAGCGCACCGCAACCGGGTGGTTTTGCGCAAAGGCCGAGCTCAGCAACTTGCGGCACTCGCGTTCGTCGGCGGGGCAGGCCACGCCCATATTCGGAATGCAGCGCAGGAAGGGAATGTCATAAGCGCCCGCATGCGTAGCACCGTCGGCGCCGACGAGGCCGGCACGGTCCAGCGCAAACACCACAGGCAGGTTTTGCAGCGCCACATCGTGGATCAGCTGGTCATAGCCGCGCTGCAGGAAGGTCGAATAAATCGCGACCACGGGCTTGAGGCCTTCGCAGGCCATGCCGGCGGCAAAGGTCACGGCGTGTTGCTCGGCGATGCCGACGTCGTGATAGCGCTCCGGGAAACGCCTGTGAAACTCAACCATGCCCGAGCCCTCGCGCATGGCGGGCGTGATGCCGACCAGGCGGCTGTCCTGCGCGGCCATGTCGCACAGCCACTGGCCGAAGACCTGGGTGAAGGTCTGCTTGGCAGGCGCGGTGGATTTTTGCAGGCCCATGGCCGGGTCGAACTTGCCGGGGCCGTGGTAGGCGATGGGGTCGGCTTCGGCCAGCTTGTAGCCCTGCCCTTTTTTGGTGACCACATGCAGGAATTGCGGGCCGCCCTTGGTGTCCATCAGGTGCTTGATGTTTTCCAGCGTTGGCACCAGCGACTCGAGGTCGTGGCCGTCGATGGGGCCGATGTAGTTAAAGCCGAAGTTCTCAAACAGCGTGGCCGGCACCACCATGCCCTTGGCATGCGACTCCAGGCGCTTGGCCAGCTCCAGCAGCGGCGGGGCCACGCGCAGCACCTGCTTGCCCACGTTCCTGGCGGATGCGTAAAAGCGCCCGCTCATCAGCTGGGCGAGGTAGCGGTTGAGTGCGCCCACGGGCGGGCTGATGCTCATGTCGTTGTCGTTGAGCACCACCAGCAGCTTGCAGTGGTCGTGCACGCCGGCGTTGTTCAGGGCCTCGAAGGCCATGCCCGCGCTCATGGCGCCGTCGCCGATGATGGCGACCGCGTGGCGGTCTTCACCCTTTTGCTGGGCGGCCAGCGCCATGCCCAGCGCGGCGGAGATCGACGTGGAAGAGTGCGCGGTGCCGAAGGTGTCGTACTCGCTTTCGTCGCGGCGCGGAAACCCCGACAGGCCGCCAAACTGGCGCAGGCTGCCCATGCGCTCGCGCCGGCCGGTGAGGATCTTGTGCGGGTAGGTCTGGTGGCCCACGTCCCACACCAGGCGGTCGTCGGGCGTGTTGAAGACGTAATGCAAGGCCACCGTGAGCTCGACCGTGCCGAGGTTGGAGCTCAGGTGCCCGCCGGTTTTCGAGACGCTGTCGAGCACGTAGGCGCGCAGTTCGTCGGCCAGCGGTTTCAATTCGGCACGGGGCAGCCGGCGCAGGTCGGCGGGGCTGTGGATGGTTTCAAGCAATGAGTACATCGTATGTGTCGTTGTTATGGCGAGGCCGGATCCTCTGTCCCTGATTTGCTGTGCGTTCTGTGCGGGCCGGTATCAATGGTGGCGGTTGACGAGCATGTCGGCCAGCGCGCGCAAGGCTTCGGTGCGGCCCAGCCCGCTGGCGTCCAGGCTGGCCAGGGCCTTGGCCAGCAATTGCTGCGCATAGGCTTTCGAGGCCTCCAGCCCCATCAGCGAGACGAAGGTGGGCTTGTCCTGCGCGGCGTCCTTGCCGGCGGTTTTGCCCAGCGTGGCGGAGTCGGCGGTCACGTCGAGGATGTCGTCGACCACCTGGAAGGCCAGGCCGACCGCGGTGCCGTAATCGCGCAAGGCGTTTTGCACGGTGGGTGTGACGGCGCCACAAGCGGCCCCCATCATCACGCTGGCCTCCAGCAGCGCGCCGGTTTTCAGGCGGTGCATTTCGTGCAGCTGCTGCGAATTCAGGGGCATACCCACGCTGGCCAGGTCAATTGCCTGGCCGCCGGCCATGCCCTGAAAGCCCGCAGCCTGGGCCAGCATGCGGCACAGGCGCGCCTGCGTGGCAGCGTCGACAGATTCATCGTCAGGCGTGAGGAATTCAAAGGCCAGCGCCTGCAAGGCGTCACCGGCCAGCAGGGCCTGCGCCTGGCCGAACTTCACGTGCACCGTGGGTTTGCCGCGGCGAAGCACGTCGTTGTCCATGCAGGGCATGTCGTCGTGCACCAATGAGTACGCGTGAATCAGCTCGACTGCGCAGGCCGCCCGCAAGGCCGCCGCAGCGTTGCCGCCAACAGCTTCGCAGGCCGCCATGACCAGCAGCGGGCGCAGCCGCTTGCCGCCGTCGAGCACGGCGTAGCGCATGGCGTCGCCCAGGCCGGCGGGCGCGGGGGCATCGGTGGGGCAAGCCACCCAGCGGGACAAAGCCTGCTCGACAGTGGCCAGTTGTTTTGCGCTCCAGTCGTTCAGCGTGAACAGGGGCAGTTTTTCAGGGGCGTTCAATCGGGGTCTCTTGTTGGTGAGGGACAGAAAAGACAACAGCGGCAGGTGGGTGCGCTTATTCTTGCGCCCAGGGCTTGAGTTCCGTGCCTTCGAGCACCTTGATCTGGGTTTCCACGGCTTCGAGTTTGTCCTTGCAAAACTTCAGCAGCTGCGCGCCGCGCTGGTAACCGGTCAGCAGCTGGTCCAGCGGCAACTGGCCGGACTCCAGGCTGTCCACCAGGCCTTCGAGTTCCTGCAATGCGGCCTCGTACGTTGCGGGCAAAGCTGGCGCAGCAGCGGGAGCGGAGGCGGAAGAGGTTGAGCTTTTGGCCATGTTTTTTCGGGTGAAGGCCTGATTTTAGGCCGTTGGGGGCTTTTTGCCGGCCCGGCGCTCCCGGGTTGCAAATGCAATCGTCACATTATCCGGTGACAGGGCCTGAAGCCCCCCGATTTACCCCCGCGCGGGTACAATTGATAACAGTTCTCGATAGCAGCGAAGCTCGCTGCGGGATACCGGCCTTGTTTTCATCCGTGGGCTGTCGCTCAGCCTGCTTCCCTCGCTTGTCAACCTGCTTCCAAAGCCCCGCGCGGCGGCATGTTCACCGAAATTCGCATGTCTGATCTCAGCCTTCGCCTCCTGCAGGCCACCAGCCAGCTCCCCATTTCCAGCTACTTCGATGCGGGCCTGTACCAGCGGGAGCAGCAAAAGCTGTTTGCGCGCGGGCCGCGCTACCTCGGCCACGAGCTGGCGGTGCCCAACCTGGGCGACTACTACGCCCTGCCGCACGAAGGCGAAGGCCGCGCGCTGGTGCGCAACGCCTCGGGCATCGAGCTGATCTCCAACGTCTGCCGGCATCGCCAGTCGACCATGCTGCAGGGCCGCGGCAACACCGGCAGCAACATCGTCTGCCCGCTGCATCGCTGGACGTACAACACCGCAGGCGAACTCATAGGCGCGCCGCACTTCGAGATCGACCCCTGCCTGAACCTGAACCGCTACAAGACCACCACCTGGAACGGGCTGGTGTTTGAAGACACCGGCCGCGATGTCGCCGCCGAAATGTCGCAGCTGGCCACCTACGCCGACCTCGACTTTTCAGGCTACCAGCTCGACAAGGTGCACCTGCACGAGTGCAACTACAACTGGAAAACCTTTATCGAGGTCTACCTGGAGGACTACCACGTCGGCCCCTTCCACCCCGGCCTGGGCGGCTTTGTCACCACGGACGACCTGCGCTGGCAGCTTGAACCCCATTACTCGGTGCAGACCGTGGGCGTGTCGGACAAGCTGGGCAAGCCCGGCACCGACACCTACAAAAAATGGCACGACGTGGTGCTGCAGTATCGCAAGGGCGTGCCGCCCAAGTACGGCGCGATCTGGCTCACGTATTACCCGCACGTGATGGTCGAGTGGTACCCGCATGTACTGGTGGTCAGCACGCTGCACCCGCAGGGGCCCGACAAAACGCTCAACGTGGTCGAGTTTTTCTACCCTGAGGAAATCTGCGCCTTCGAGCGCGAGTTCATCGAGGCGCAGCAGGCCGCCTACATGGAAACCTGCGTGGAAGACGACGAGATCGCCCTGCGCATGGACGCCGGCCGCAAGGCCCTGATGGTGCGCGGCGACAACGAGTTCGGCCCCTACCAGAGCCCCATGGAAGACGGCATGCAGCACTTTCACGAGTGGTACCGCCGCGAGATGGGCGCCAGCAAAACCACGCAGATGATCTGATTTGACTGAACGCTGCACGCCGCATGCTATGTATTTGATAGCTGCAAGCCAAGGTCCATTCTGGGCTAGAGGCACTTTTTACTTATAAAACCCGCCGCGCCATGCAAGCTGTCTGGATGATTCTCTCCTCGTTTCTTTTTGCAACGATGGGGGTCTGCGTCAAGTACGCGTCGGAGCATTTCAACAGCGCCGAGCTGGTCTTCTACCGCGGCGTGCTCGGCATCCTGTTCATGGCGATTTACGCCCGCGCCCAGGGCATCACCCTGCGCACCCGCTACCCCGCCATGCACGCCTGGCGCAGCGTGATCGGCGTGATGTCGCTGTCGGCCTGGTTTTACGCGATTGCCCATTTGCCGCTGGCCACCGCCATGACGCTCAACTACATGAGCAGCGTGTGGATCGCCGCCTTCCTGGTCGGCGGCGCGCTCATGCTGGGCAAGGCCGGGCAAAAAGGCCCGAGCCAGGGGCCTTTGGTGCTGGCCATCCTCGCGAGCTTTATCGGTGTGGTGATGCTGCTGCGACCGGCCATCGACCAGAACCAGACCTTTGCCGGGCTGGTGGGCCTGATGTCCGGCCTGGGCGCCGCCTTTGCCTACATGCAGGTGATGGCGATTGCGCGCATGGGCGAGCCCGAAACGCGCACCGTGTTTTACTTTGCCGTGGGCACCGCCGTAGCCGGCGCGCTGGGCATGATCGTCATGGGCATCACGCCCTGGAACTGGCAGCAAGCGCTGTGGCTGCCTCCCCTGGGCATCCTGGCCTCGCTGGGCCAGCTGACCATGACCAAGGCGTACTCCATGTCCGAGAACCACGGCGGCACGCTGATGGTGGCCAACCTGCAGTACTCGGGTATTGTGTTTGCCGCCATCTACAGCCTGATCCTCTTTGGCGACAATATCCCCCTGATCGGCTGGGCCGGCATGGCGCTCATCATCGTGAGCGCGATTGCCGCCACCGTTTTACGTGCCCGTGCCGCACCCAACGCCCCCGCTGAAGAGCACTAAGGAGCCCCTCATGAGCTACACCACCCTGATCTCCGCCGAGCAGTTGCAGGCGCTGGTCGCCTCGGCCCAACCGCTGCGCATCTTCGACTGCACCTTCGACCTGATGAAGCCCAGCGCCGGGCAGGAGCAGTACCTGGCCTCGCACATCCCGGGCGCGGTGTATGCCAACCTCGACACAGCCCTGAGCGCCAAACACGGCGTGGCGGGCGCCCACGGCGTGATCACCGCCAGCGGCGCCGACGCCCCCGCCTCGGGCGGGCGCCACCCGCTGCCCAATCGCGAAAAATTCGCCACCTGGCTTTCCAGCGTGGGCTTTGGCAACGACATGCAGGCGGTGGTGTATGACCGCAACGGCGCCAACTACTGCGGGCGCCTGTGGTGGATGCTCAAGTGGGCCGGCCATGAAAACGTCGCCGTGCTCGACGGCGGCTTGCAAGCCTGGCAGGCGGCGGGCGGCAAGGTCAACAGCGGCGAAGAGCCGGCGCACTTCCAGGCCAACTTCCTTCTGGCGCCTGAAAAGGCAAGCCTGGTGTCGGTCGAAACCGTGGCCCAACAACTCGGCCGTCCGGCGCAGACGCTGATCGACGCACGCGCCACACCGCGCTTCAAGGGCGAAGTCGAGCCGCTGGATCCGGTCGCCGGCCACATCCCCGGCGCGCTGAACCGGCCTTTCAGCCAGAACATCGCGGCTGACGGCAAGTTCAAGCCGGCAGACCAACTCAAGGCCGAATTTGAAACCCTGCTGGCGGGACGCGACCCCGCCAGCGTGGTGCACCACTGCGGCAGCGGCGTGAGCGCCATTCCCAACCTGATCGCGATGGAAATCGCCGGCCTGGGACGCAGCGGGCTGTATGCGGGCAGCTGGAGCGACTGGTGCAGCGACCCGGCGCGCCCGGTGGCGCGGGGCTGAGCGTCGGCCGCACGGGCTCACCGCACATAAAAAAACCTGCAGGGCGCAAGGCCTTGCAGGTTTTTTTTTAGCTTTTCAGCAAGGGCGCACCGGCCAGTTCAGGCCGGTACGCGCTTCACCTATTTACTTGACGCCGGGTGCGCTGGCAGGAGCGCCAGGTGCAGGGGGCGTGGAGTTGGCATCCGAAGCGGCGCCCATGGACGGCGTTGCGGTGCTGCTGCTGCCGGACATGGTGCTCGAGCTGCTCGAGCTGGTATCCGGCGTGGTGGTGGTGGACGGAGTCGAAGGCGTCGTCACGGCGGGCGACGAAGGCGTTGCGCCCGTGTCTTCAACCTTCTTGCCGCAGGCGCCCAGCGCCAGCAAAGAGGCCAGGGCAACGGCCGTCAGGGCAGCAGGTTTGAATTTGGATGCGAACATGTCTGTTTCCTTATGTGAAAGATGGTGAAAGTCTTGAAAAATAAACTGGCCGAATGGATTGACTGCCAGCCAGAACTCCATTTAGCCGGGGCTGCGGCTTTGCCAGCATGAGACGCCTTCTCTCAGGCCTGTAGGGGTTTTTCGCTATCGCTGGCGCTTTTGGCCCAGCGGTGCAAGCCGAGGGCAGCGCGAACCCAAACACGCGCCTAGCGTGCGTGGCCGCTCAGCCGGATGCGCCTGTGCGGGTTGTCGCGCCGTGAGCCCGAGCTGGGCCCGGCGCCGCGGCTGCTTCGCGATCCGTTGTCGGGGCGGTCACTCACCTGCCCTTTGGAGGGGCTGGGTTCGGGCCTGTGGTGGTGCAGGCTGTCTTCGGTGTGTTTCATGGGGTCTCCTAGGCTTGCCGGGTTGCGCGCGGCCGGGAAACCACCCGCCCGTCAACCGGCTGTGCAGCACCACCTCCACAGATCAGAGGCAGGGCATGCTGTACTTCAATTCACTTTAGGAGCCGCACCCTGCGCCGCTTGTAGGCATTGCCTGCCGATGACGTAGGAAAGGGCCTACAAGCGGGCCGCGCCGAAATTCCCTCAAGCTGCTTTCTTAAGGAAAATCGGGCCCCAGCCCTTGTGGCACTTAGGCAAGTAGCTATCAAATCGATAGCACTGCCGGTTATTCAGCCACGGCGGCTGCAGGGGCCACAGCCGCCGCGGCCCGCGCCGGAGAGAGCACATGCTCGGGCCGCACGCCCACACCCACCAGATAGGCGGGCAGCGCCTGCAGCAACGGAAAACGCTGCATCAGCTTCAGGGGCCAGGGCAGCGCCATGGGCGGCGCGTCGGTGCCCCGGCCTGCCAGCACCGGGCTGAGCACCCGGTTCTGGATCGCGACCTGCGCGGCCTGCGTGAGGCGGGTCGGGAACAGCCGGCGCTTTTCGACCTGCGCCAGCAGGGGCGTGAAGTCTGCCCTGCCCATCCGCGCATCCGCCAGCGCCGCGGCCAGGATGTTCGCCGCCGCCACCGCGTCCTGCACCGCCAGGTTGATGCCGACACCACCCACCGGTGACATGGCGTGCGCCGCATCGCCGATACACAAAAGGCCGGGCTTGTACCAGCGCTCCAACCGGTCGACCGTCACGCTGAGCAGCTTGATGTCGTCCCAGCTGGCCAGGATGCCGATGCGCCCCGCAAAGAGCGGCGCCACCTTCACCATGTCGGCCCTGAAAGCCTGCAGCCCGCGCGCGCGTACCTCCTCGATACCGCCTTTGGGAATCACATAGGCGCATTGCCAGTAAGTGCCGCGGTCAATCATCGCCAGGAAGATGCCGGTGGTGATGCGCCCGCCCGTGGTGGACGGGTCGCCGGGCTCCTTGGGCAGCCGCACCCACAGCACGTCGATCGGGGCGCCGAGGTCTCGTACAACGAGGCCTGCCGCGCTGCGCACTGTCGAGCGGCGGCCGTCTGCGCCGATGACCAGATCGGCCATGACCTGCAGGGGACCGCCGGGGGTCGTGACTTGCACCCCTGTCACGGTATCGCCCTCCTGCATCACGCCGGTGACTTCAGCGTTCTGGATCAGGCGAAAACCCGGGTAGCGCCCGGCCTCGTCGCGCACGAAATCCAGGAACTCCCACTGGGGCATCATCGCGATGAATTTGCAGCGGATGCCCAGGCGTTTGAAGTTGGCCAGAAGCACCTCGGTGTTGCCCACCACGGCTCGCAGCTCGCTCACCTCGTCGTGCGGGCGCGCCAGGAATTTGTCGAGCAGGCCGAGTTCATGGATCACCTGCAGCGTCGACGGGTGCACCGTGTCGCCGCGAAAGTCGCGCAGGAAGTCGGCGTGTTTTTCCAGTACCAGCACTTCGACGCCGGCGCGCGCCAGCAGCAGGCCCAGCATCATGCCGGCCGGGCCGCCGCCTGCGATGCAGCAGCGAACGTTGATTACTTCGGCCATGGCGCCTTCCTCGGGGTGTTGGGGCCCCTGACCATATCCAGCCTTGCAGGCCGATGCAAGCCTTCGGGCACCAAGGCGATGCGGACCCCAAGGCCGGTTTCGGGCGTTACACGGGTTGCGGCTGCGTGGAGGTGCCGCTTTTTCGCCTATTTCAGCGTCATTGGCATGGGCGTTGTCTGCACTTCACCCGGGTCCGGGGGGGTGTCCAGGGGCGGGAGAGGTTCGGGTGGCGGTACGTTGGGGTTGGTGGCCATGGCTAGGTCCGGTTTTTTTGAGTCATCGGCGCGACCGCCGGGAGACCTGGGCGCCTGCGGGGTGCCGACGTTGTCAGGCAGGTCGCGGATCATGGCCTCACCTTTTTCATCCCGGCCGTCAGACGGCAGGTCATCTTCCAGCGTGGGTTCGGGCTCGTCATTGCCCGGCCGCTTGGGCTTGCCCGGCGTCACAGGCCCACCACCATGAGCGGCAGGTCATGCGTCGCCAGTGCGGCAGCAGCGGCCATGCTGGCAAAGACGGTGACGAAAAAAGCGATGTACGCCGCAGCGCGGGGGCGGCGAAAGCTGAACGGCTTGCGCTGGGGCGCCTCACGCGCCATATCGGCGCTGACGTCATAGGCGGAGGGACGGAAAGCGCTGGAAACCGTGCTGGAGTCTGAGTGGAAGTTCATGGCGGGCCTGCCTTTTTTGCCTTTTGCACACTGTTTGCACAATGGAACGTGGCATCGGTGGATGCTTGGCCCTATCTTCTTGCGCCGCCGGAAACCCGCCTATAGGTGGCCAGCGCCTGTCGTTGTCAGGCACCGTCTGACAGCAGCCGCTTTACGGCTTGCCGCTCAATGGTGGTGCGCCATGCCGCTGATCAGCGTGACCAGGCCGATGCCGATGGCCAGCCAGGCGATTTGCGCAATGGTTTCGCGGGCGGTGACG harbors:
- a CDS encoding TRAP transporter substrate-binding protein; this encodes MDRRSLIKHAGVAGVLAAGVAPAVHAQTAVRWRLASSFPKSLDTIYGGAETFAKHVKAISGGKFEISVHAAGELMPAFGVVDGVQQGSIEAAHTAPYYFFGKDETFAIGGAIPFGLNSRQMSAWTFEGNGLKLMREFYAKYNIISFPCGNTGAQMGGWFRKEIKSIADMKGLKFRVGGFAGKVIERLGGVPQNIPGGEIYQALEKGTIDAAEWIGPYDDQKLGFNKVAPNYYYPGWWEGGLQLDLYINQKAYDALSPEYKAIVEAASAAAHVDMQAKYDAKNPTALKQLVGAGAKLRPFPADVMNAAFKESMKLYEELSAKNESWRKVYADYSKFRGDQNLWFRFTEATFDRFMQSQKL
- the dxs gene encoding 1-deoxy-D-xylulose-5-phosphate synthase, coding for MYSLLETIHSPADLRRLPRAELKPLADELRAYVLDSVSKTGGHLSSNLGTVELTVALHYVFNTPDDRLVWDVGHQTYPHKILTGRRERMGSLRQFGGLSGFPRRDESEYDTFGTAHSSTSISAALGMALAAQQKGEDRHAVAIIGDGAMSAGMAFEALNNAGVHDHCKLLVVLNDNDMSISPPVGALNRYLAQLMSGRFYASARNVGKQVLRVAPPLLELAKRLESHAKGMVVPATLFENFGFNYIGPIDGHDLESLVPTLENIKHLMDTKGGPQFLHVVTKKGQGYKLAEADPIAYHGPGKFDPAMGLQKSTAPAKQTFTQVFGQWLCDMAAQDSRLVGITPAMREGSGMVEFHRRFPERYHDVGIAEQHAVTFAAGMACEGLKPVVAIYSTFLQRGYDQLIHDVALQNLPVVFALDRAGLVGADGATHAGAYDIPFLRCIPNMGVACPADERECRKLLSSAFAQNHPVAVRYPRGAGAGVEPEAGLEPLPFGKGEVRREGAGVAILAFGTLLYPALQAAEKLGATVVNMRWAKPLDTELLLKVAASHQALVTVEEGAIMGGAGSAVSEALQAAGVATPVLHLGLKDEFIEHGDPAKLLSLQGLDAAGIEAAVTARFAALLGSGKPGKPTLKSVA
- a CDS encoding polyprenyl synthetase family protein, with the protein product MNAPEKLPLFTLNDWSAKQLATVEQALSRWVACPTDAPAPAGLGDAMRYAVLDGGKRLRPLLVMAACEAVGGNAAAALRAACAVELIHAYSLVHDDMPCMDNDVLRRGKPTVHVKFGQAQALLAGDALQALAFEFLTPDDESVDAATQARLCRMLAQAAGFQGMAGGQAIDLASVGMPLNSQQLHEMHRLKTGALLEASVMMGAACGAVTPTVQNALRDYGTAVGLAFQVVDDILDVTADSATLGKTAGKDAAQDKPTFVSLMGLEASKAYAQQLLAKALASLDASGLGRTEALRALADMLVNRHH
- a CDS encoding exodeoxyribonuclease VII small subunit, with protein sequence MAKSSTSSASAPAAAPALPATYEAALQELEGLVDSLESGQLPLDQLLTGYQRGAQLLKFCKDKLEAVETQIKVLEGTELKPWAQE
- a CDS encoding aromatic ring-hydroxylating dioxygenase subunit alpha translates to MSDLSLRLLQATSQLPISSYFDAGLYQREQQKLFARGPRYLGHELAVPNLGDYYALPHEGEGRALVRNASGIELISNVCRHRQSTMLQGRGNTGSNIVCPLHRWTYNTAGELIGAPHFEIDPCLNLNRYKTTTWNGLVFEDTGRDVAAEMSQLATYADLDFSGYQLDKVHLHECNYNWKTFIEVYLEDYHVGPFHPGLGGFVTTDDLRWQLEPHYSVQTVGVSDKLGKPGTDTYKKWHDVVLQYRKGVPPKYGAIWLTYYPHVMVEWYPHVLVVSTLHPQGPDKTLNVVEFFYPEEICAFEREFIEAQQAAYMETCVEDDEIALRMDAGRKALMVRGDNEFGPYQSPMEDGMQHFHEWYRREMGASKTTQMI
- a CDS encoding DMT family transporter yields the protein MQAVWMILSSFLFATMGVCVKYASEHFNSAELVFYRGVLGILFMAIYARAQGITLRTRYPAMHAWRSVIGVMSLSAWFYAIAHLPLATAMTLNYMSSVWIAAFLVGGALMLGKAGQKGPSQGPLVLAILASFIGVVMLLRPAIDQNQTFAGLVGLMSGLGAAFAYMQVMAIARMGEPETRTVFYFAVGTAVAGALGMIVMGITPWNWQQALWLPPLGILASLGQLTMTKAYSMSENHGGTLMVANLQYSGIVFAAIYSLILFGDNIPLIGWAGMALIIVSAIAATVLRARAAPNAPAEEH
- a CDS encoding sulfurtransferase, with product MSYTTLISAEQLQALVASAQPLRIFDCTFDLMKPSAGQEQYLASHIPGAVYANLDTALSAKHGVAGAHGVITASGADAPASGGRHPLPNREKFATWLSSVGFGNDMQAVVYDRNGANYCGRLWWMLKWAGHENVAVLDGGLQAWQAAGGKVNSGEEPAHFQANFLLAPEKASLVSVETVAQQLGRPAQTLIDARATPRFKGEVEPLDPVAGHIPGALNRPFSQNIAADGKFKPADQLKAEFETLLAGRDPASVVHHCGSGVSAIPNLIAMEIAGLGRSGLYAGSWSDWCSDPARPVARG
- a CDS encoding FAD-dependent oxidoreductase; its protein translation is MAEVINVRCCIAGGGPAGMMLGLLLARAGVEVLVLEKHADFLRDFRGDTVHPSTLQVIHELGLLDKFLARPHDEVSELRAVVGNTEVLLANFKRLGIRCKFIAMMPQWEFLDFVRDEAGRYPGFRLIQNAEVTGVMQEGDTVTGVQVTTPGGPLQVMADLVIGADGRRSTVRSAAGLVVRDLGAPIDVLWVRLPKEPGDPSTTGGRITTGIFLAMIDRGTYWQCAYVIPKGGIEEVRARGLQAFRADMVKVAPLFAGRIGILASWDDIKLLSVTVDRLERWYKPGLLCIGDAAHAMSPVGGVGINLAVQDAVAAANILAAALADARMGRADFTPLLAQVEKRRLFPTRLTQAAQVAIQNRVLSPVLAGRGTDAPPMALPWPLKLMQRFPLLQALPAYLVGVGVRPEHVLSPARAAAAVAPAAAVAE